TCCCTAGGCGCGTCCGGAGCGTGACGTGGGGTGTAGACCGAACGTGGTAAGCTGACAAAAGTACGCAGAGGAACGGTGGATGGATGCGCCCACCTTCCGTCGGATCATGGGGGAGTTCGCCACGGGGGTGACGGTGCTGGCCGCGAGGGCAGGGGAAGTACTCCACGGCATGACCGCCAACGCCTTCACCTCCGTCTCCCTGCACCCTCCCCTTGTGCTCGTGTGCGTGGC
This genomic interval from Armatimonadota bacterium contains the following:
- a CDS encoding flavin reductase, whose translation is MDAPTFRRIMGEFATGVTVLAARAGEVLHGMTANAFTSVSLHPPLVLVCVA